In the genome of Girardinichthys multiradiatus isolate DD_20200921_A chromosome 7, DD_fGirMul_XY1, whole genome shotgun sequence, one region contains:
- the grb14 gene encoding growth factor receptor-bound protein 14 isoform X3 has product MTFHARRVTLPAITPLCLQKRVIKVYDENNTSKAVEVPTDVTARDVCQLFVLKNHCIDDHSWTLIDHLTQLGIERTIEDHEDVMDVVSGSGMDTDSRLYFRKNYAKYEFFKKPLDFFPDQMVSISTEMNGFVDHSELIETFLKSSTCPEIHGHLHVKEQSKKSWKKFYFVLRRSGLYFSTKGTSKEPRHLQFFADFTDSDIYTVLSAKKMYGAPTESAFCVKYNVSLQATKCSSARDLKLLCADDEQTKTCWITAIRLLKFGMQLYQNFIQPHQKQKASPMRSISENSLVAMDFSGQKTRVIENPSEALSVAVEEGLSWRRKSCHRLSGHGIPSSTQSSVPNLAIHLAQPWFHGKLSREEAQHLIIQQGLIDGVFLLRESQSNPKTFVLSLCHMQKIKHFQILPGDDEGELFYTLDDGQTRFTDLIQLVEFYQLNRGTLPCRLKHHCTRITL; this is encoded by the exons ATGACTTTCCATGCGAGAAGAGTCACCTTGCCTGCCATCACACCTCTGTGTCTTCAGAAGCGG gtgATTAAAGTTTACGATGAAAACAACACCAGCAAAGCTGTAGAGGTTCCCACTGATGTCACTGCCAGGGATGTATGCCAGCTATTTGTCCTGAAGAATCACTGCATTGATGACCACAGCTGGACTCTTATTGACCACCTTACCCAGCTGGGAATAG AGAGGACCATAGAAGATCATGAAGATGTTATGGACGTAGTGTCGGGCAGTGGGATGGACACGGACAGTCGGCTGTATTTTAGGAAGAATTATGCTAAATATGAATTCTTTAAGAAACCCTTG GACTTTTTCCCAGATCAAATGGTTTCCATATCCACAGAAATGAATGGCTTTGTGGACCACTCCGAGCTTATTGAG ACCTTCCTCAAATCCAGCACTTGTCCTGAGATCCATGGCCACCTTCATGTCAAAGAGCAAAGCAAGAAGTCCTGGaagaagttttattttgttttacggAGGTCAGGGCTTTATTTCTCCACTAAGGGGACTTCCAAG GAACCAAGGCATCTCCAGTTTTTTGCTGACTTCACTGACAGTGACATTTACACTGTTTTGTCAGCCAAAAAAATGTATGGAGCACCAACAGAGTCTGCTTTCTGTGTCAAG TATAATGTCTCCCTACAGGCTACAAAGTGCAGTTCAGCTCGTGATTTGAAGCTGCTTTGTGCGGATGATGAGCAGACTAAGACCTGCTGGATCACAGCCATACGCTTGTTAAAG TTTGGGATGCAACTTTACCAAAACTTCATTCAGCCCCATCAGAAGCAAAAAGCCTCACCAATG AGAAGCATCTCTGAGAACTCACTGGTGGCTATGGACTTTTCTGGTCAAAAGACACGAGTGATTGAGAACCCATCTGAAGCTCTGTCTGTGGCTGTGGAGGAAGGCCTGTCGTGGAGG AGGAAAAGTTGCCACCGTTTAAGTGGTCATGGGATCCCCTCCTCCACACAGAGCTCAGTTCCAAACCTAG CAATCCACTTGGCTCAGCCGTGGTTCCATGGCAAGCTGTCTCGGGAAGAGGCTCAGCATCTAATTATTCAACAGGGTCTTATTGATGG AGTGTTTCTTCTGAGGGAAAGCCAAAGCAACCCAAAGACGTTTGTTCTCTCGCTCTGCCACATGCAGAAAATTAAACACTTTCAAATCTTACCA GGGGATGATGAAGGGGAGCTGTTCTACACTTTGGATGATGGTCAGACACGATTTACTGACTTGATCCAGTTAGTGGAGTTTTATCAGTTAAACcgtgggactctcccctgcagACTGAAGCATCACTGTACCCGGATCACCCTGTGA
- the grb14 gene encoding growth factor receptor-bound protein 14 isoform X4: MTFHARRVTLPAITPLCLQKRVIKVYDENNTSKAVEVPTDVTARDVCQLFVLKNHCIDDHSWTLIDHLTQLGIERTIEDHEDVMDVVSGSGMDTDSRLYFRKNYAKYEFFKKPLDFFPDQMVSISTEMNGFVDHSELIETFLKSSTCPEIHGHLHVKEQSKKSWKKFYFVLRRSGLYFSTKGTSKEPRHLQFFADFTDSDIYTVLSAKKMYGAPTESAFCVKATKCSSARDLKLLCADDEQTKTCWITAIRLLKFGMQLYQNFIQPHQKQKASPMRSISENSLVAMDFSGQKTRVIENPSEALSVAVEEGLSWRRKSCHRLSGHGIPSSTQSSVPNLAIHLAQPWFHGKLSREEAQHLIIQQGLIDGVFLLRESQSNPKTFVLSLCHMQKIKHFQILPGDDEGELFYTLDDGQTRFTDLIQLVEFYQLNRGTLPCRLKHHCTRITL, encoded by the exons ATGACTTTCCATGCGAGAAGAGTCACCTTGCCTGCCATCACACCTCTGTGTCTTCAGAAGCGG gtgATTAAAGTTTACGATGAAAACAACACCAGCAAAGCTGTAGAGGTTCCCACTGATGTCACTGCCAGGGATGTATGCCAGCTATTTGTCCTGAAGAATCACTGCATTGATGACCACAGCTGGACTCTTATTGACCACCTTACCCAGCTGGGAATAG AGAGGACCATAGAAGATCATGAAGATGTTATGGACGTAGTGTCGGGCAGTGGGATGGACACGGACAGTCGGCTGTATTTTAGGAAGAATTATGCTAAATATGAATTCTTTAAGAAACCCTTG GACTTTTTCCCAGATCAAATGGTTTCCATATCCACAGAAATGAATGGCTTTGTGGACCACTCCGAGCTTATTGAG ACCTTCCTCAAATCCAGCACTTGTCCTGAGATCCATGGCCACCTTCATGTCAAAGAGCAAAGCAAGAAGTCCTGGaagaagttttattttgttttacggAGGTCAGGGCTTTATTTCTCCACTAAGGGGACTTCCAAG GAACCAAGGCATCTCCAGTTTTTTGCTGACTTCACTGACAGTGACATTTACACTGTTTTGTCAGCCAAAAAAATGTATGGAGCACCAACAGAGTCTGCTTTCTGTGTCAAG GCTACAAAGTGCAGTTCAGCTCGTGATTTGAAGCTGCTTTGTGCGGATGATGAGCAGACTAAGACCTGCTGGATCACAGCCATACGCTTGTTAAAG TTTGGGATGCAACTTTACCAAAACTTCATTCAGCCCCATCAGAAGCAAAAAGCCTCACCAATG AGAAGCATCTCTGAGAACTCACTGGTGGCTATGGACTTTTCTGGTCAAAAGACACGAGTGATTGAGAACCCATCTGAAGCTCTGTCTGTGGCTGTGGAGGAAGGCCTGTCGTGGAGG AGGAAAAGTTGCCACCGTTTAAGTGGTCATGGGATCCCCTCCTCCACACAGAGCTCAGTTCCAAACCTAG CAATCCACTTGGCTCAGCCGTGGTTCCATGGCAAGCTGTCTCGGGAAGAGGCTCAGCATCTAATTATTCAACAGGGTCTTATTGATGG AGTGTTTCTTCTGAGGGAAAGCCAAAGCAACCCAAAGACGTTTGTTCTCTCGCTCTGCCACATGCAGAAAATTAAACACTTTCAAATCTTACCA GGGGATGATGAAGGGGAGCTGTTCTACACTTTGGATGATGGTCAGACACGATTTACTGACTTGATCCAGTTAGTGGAGTTTTATCAGTTAAACcgtgggactctcccctgcagACTGAAGCATCACTGTACCCGGATCACCCTGTGA